The Serratia rhizosphaerae genome has a segment encoding these proteins:
- the nrdR gene encoding transcriptional regulator NrdR, whose translation MHCPFCAAVDTKVIDSRLVGDGSQVRRRRQCLVCNERFTTFEVAELVMPRVIKSDEVREPFNEDKLRRGMLKALEKRPVSSDDVENAINHIKSQLRATGEREVPTKMVGNLVMDALKKLDKVAYIRFASVYRSFEDIREFGEEIAKLQD comes from the coding sequence ATGCATTGCCCTTTTTGCGCTGCTGTTGATACCAAAGTGATAGATTCCCGTCTGGTCGGCGATGGATCGCAGGTGCGCCGTCGCCGCCAGTGCCTGGTTTGCAACGAACGTTTTACCACCTTTGAAGTGGCCGAACTGGTCATGCCGCGGGTGATTAAAAGTGATGAAGTCCGCGAGCCATTCAATGAAGACAAGCTGCGTCGCGGCATGCTGAAGGCGTTGGAAAAACGCCCGGTCAGTTCCGATGACGTCGAGAACGCCATCAACCATATCAAATCCCAACTGCGTGCCACCGGCGAACGCGAAGTGCCGACCAAAATGGTCGGCAATCTGGTGATGGACGCGCTGAAAAAGCTCGATAAGGTGGCGTATATCCGCTTTGCCTCGGTGTACCGCAGCTTCGAAGATATCCGCGAGTTCGGCGAAGAGATCGCCAAACTGCAAGACTGA
- the ispA gene encoding (2E,6E)-farnesyl diphosphate synthase: MSDFNSQLQSYRQRADRALLDFIAPLPFNDGRLVAAMRYGALLGGKRLRPFLVYATGEMFGVPSGNLDAPAAAVECIHAYSLIHDDLPAMDDDDLRRGQPTCHLKFDEASAILAGDALQTLAFSILADAEMPDVAMRDRLAMVSELAGASGVAGMCGGQALDLAAEDRQINLEELEQIHRHKTGALIRSAVRLGALAAGEPGRAALAELDRYAAAIGLAFQVQDDILDVIGDTAKIGKRQGADQQHGKSTYPALLGLDNARAKARDLYQEALSALDTLAAQSYNTASLRALASFIIERDN; encoded by the coding sequence ATGTCTGACTTCAACAGCCAGCTACAGAGCTATCGTCAGCGCGCCGATCGCGCACTGCTGGACTTTATCGCCCCGCTGCCGTTTAACGACGGCCGGTTGGTGGCTGCCATGCGCTATGGCGCCCTGCTGGGCGGTAAGCGTCTGCGCCCGTTCCTGGTGTATGCCACCGGCGAGATGTTCGGCGTGCCGTCGGGCAACCTCGATGCGCCGGCGGCGGCGGTAGAATGCATCCACGCCTATTCTTTGATCCATGACGATCTGCCGGCGATGGACGACGACGACCTGCGCCGTGGCCAGCCTACCTGCCACCTCAAATTTGATGAAGCCAGTGCGATTCTGGCCGGCGATGCGCTGCAGACGCTGGCCTTCTCCATTCTGGCCGATGCCGAGATGCCGGATGTCGCAATGCGCGACCGCCTGGCGATGGTGTCGGAACTGGCCGGCGCCAGCGGCGTGGCCGGCATGTGTGGCGGTCAGGCCTTGGATCTTGCTGCAGAAGACCGTCAGATTAATCTGGAAGAACTGGAGCAAATTCACCGCCACAAAACCGGTGCACTGATCCGCTCAGCCGTGCGTCTGGGCGCGCTGGCGGCGGGCGAGCCGGGGCGTGCGGCGCTGGCCGAACTGGATCGCTACGCGGCGGCCATCGGCCTGGCGTTTCAGGTTCAGGATGACATTCTCGACGTCATCGGCGACACTGCAAAAATAGGAAAACGCCAAGGCGCCGATCAGCAACACGGAAAAAGCACCTATCCCGCGCTGCTGGGCCTGGACAATGCCAGGGCCAAAGCCCGGGATCTGTATCAGGAAGCCTTGAGCGCTCTGGATACGCTGGCGGCGCAATCATACAACACCGCATCATTGCGCGCGTTGGCCAGCTTTATTATTGAACGCGACAATTAA
- the ribD gene encoding bifunctional diaminohydroxyphosphoribosylaminopyrimidine deaminase/5-amino-6-(5-phosphoribosylamino)uracil reductase RibD has protein sequence MPNDQLYMARAFELARLGRFTTAPNPNVGCVIVRDGKIVGEGYHLRAGEPHAEVHALRMAGELARGATAYVTLEPCSHHGRTPPCADALINAGVSRVVAAMQDPNPQVAGRGLYRLQQAGIDVSHGLMLAEAEAVNRGFLKRMRTGFPYVQLKLGASLDGRTAMASGESQWITSPQARRDVQRLRAESAAILSTSATVLADDPSLTVRWDELDADTQRRYPRDNLRQPLRIILDSQNRVTPQHRVVQQPGATWLARLQPDQQAWPEGVEQLTLPAHGGGIDLVVMMMQLAKRQVNSVWVEAGAQLSGALLQAGLVDELIVYVAPKLLGDNARGLCHLPGLERLAEAPEFVFSDVRQVGPDLRLRLTAKQ, from the coding sequence ATGCCTAACGATCAACTGTATATGGCGCGCGCGTTTGAACTGGCGCGCCTGGGCCGTTTTACCACGGCGCCGAACCCCAACGTCGGTTGTGTGATCGTGCGCGATGGCAAGATCGTCGGCGAAGGCTACCATTTACGTGCGGGTGAACCGCATGCGGAAGTGCATGCATTGCGTATGGCCGGGGAACTGGCGCGCGGCGCGACCGCCTATGTCACGCTGGAACCCTGCAGCCACCACGGCCGTACGCCGCCGTGCGCCGATGCGCTGATCAATGCCGGCGTCAGCCGCGTGGTGGCGGCGATGCAGGATCCGAACCCGCAGGTGGCGGGGCGCGGTCTGTACCGCCTGCAGCAGGCGGGCATCGACGTCAGCCATGGCCTGATGCTGGCGGAGGCCGAAGCGGTGAACCGCGGTTTCCTCAAACGGATGCGCACCGGTTTTCCCTATGTGCAGCTGAAGCTGGGGGCGTCGCTTGACGGGCGCACAGCGATGGCGTCGGGCGAAAGCCAGTGGATTACCTCGCCGCAGGCGCGCCGTGACGTGCAGCGTCTGCGGGCGGAAAGCGCGGCGATCCTCAGCACCAGCGCCACCGTCCTGGCGGACGACCCTTCGCTGACCGTTCGCTGGGATGAGCTGGACGCCGATACGCAGCGCCGCTACCCGCGTGACAATCTGCGCCAGCCGCTGCGCATTATTCTTGACAGTCAGAACCGCGTCACGCCGCAGCACCGGGTGGTGCAGCAGCCGGGCGCGACCTGGCTGGCGCGGCTGCAGCCTGACCAGCAGGCGTGGCCGGAAGGCGTGGAGCAGCTGACGCTGCCGGCGCACGGTGGCGGTATCGATCTGGTGGTGATGATGATGCAGCTGGCCAAGCGCCAGGTGAACTCCGTCTGGGTCGAGGCCGGCGCGCAGCTGTCCGGCGCGTTGCTGCAGGCCGGGCTGGTGGATGAGCTGATTGTGTACGTTGCGCCGAAGCTGCTCGGCGATAATGCCCGCGGGCTGTGTCACCTGCCTGGCCTGGAACGGCTGGCGGAGGCGCCGGAGTTCGTGTTCAGCGACGTGCGGCAGGTCGGTCCTGATTTGCGGTTGCGCCTGACGGCGAAACAGTGA
- the nusB gene encoding transcription antitermination factor NusB, with the protein MKPAARRRARECAVQALYSWQLSKNDIADVELQFLTEQDVKDVDVAYFRELLSGVAMNAGTLDALMTPYLSRQLEELGQVEKAILRVALFELKMREDVPYKVAINEAIELAKVFGAEDSHKFVNGVLDKAAPHIRKKK; encoded by the coding sequence GTGAAACCTGCTGCTCGTCGCCGCGCTCGTGAGTGCGCTGTTCAAGCGCTTTACTCTTGGCAGTTGTCTAAAAACGACATTGCCGATGTTGAATTACAGTTCCTGACGGAGCAGGACGTCAAAGACGTTGACGTCGCCTATTTTCGCGAGCTGCTGTCCGGCGTGGCGATGAATGCGGGTACGTTGGACGCGCTGATGACGCCTTACCTGTCTCGCCAGCTGGAAGAGCTGGGCCAGGTGGAAAAAGCCATTCTGCGCGTGGCGCTGTTTGAGCTGAAAATGCGTGAAGATGTCCCTTACAAAGTGGCAATTAACGAAGCGATCGAACTGGCGAAAGTGTTCGGCGCCGAAGATAGTCACAAATTTGTGAACGGCGTGCTGGATAAAGCGGCGCCTCACATCCGCAAGAAAAAATAA
- the yajL gene encoding protein deglycase YajL, whose product MNVSVLVCLAPGSEETEAVTAIDLLARAGIKVTTASVAGDGSLTIVCSRGVKLLADAALVEIVDEPFDAIVLPGGLQGAECFRDSPLLVEKVRQMHLQGKIVAAICAAPALVLQHHDLFPVGNMTGFPGLKQHIPQDKWMERRVVYDARVNLLTSQGPGTAMEFSLKLIDLLLGKAKAAEVAAQLVLIPGMYDFSD is encoded by the coding sequence ATGAACGTATCGGTGTTGGTCTGCCTGGCGCCTGGAAGTGAAGAAACCGAAGCGGTCACCGCCATCGATTTACTGGCGCGCGCCGGGATTAAGGTCACCACCGCCAGCGTGGCCGGCGACGGCAGTCTGACCATCGTCTGTTCCCGCGGCGTTAAACTGCTGGCGGATGCGGCGCTGGTTGAGATCGTCGATGAACCGTTTGACGCTATCGTGTTGCCCGGCGGCCTGCAGGGCGCCGAATGCTTCCGCGACAGCCCGCTGCTGGTGGAAAAAGTGCGTCAGATGCATCTGCAGGGGAAAATCGTCGCCGCCATCTGCGCCGCGCCGGCGCTGGTGCTGCAACACCACGATCTGTTCCCGGTCGGTAACATGACCGGCTTCCCCGGTTTGAAACAACATATCCCGCAGGATAAGTGGATGGAGCGCCGGGTGGTATATGACGCGCGCGTCAATCTGCTGACCAGCCAGGGGCCGGGTACCGCCATGGAATTCAGCCTGAAGCTGATCGATCTGCTGTTGGGGAAAGCCAAAGCGGCGGAGGTCGCAGCGCAGCTGGTATTGATCCCAGGCATGTACGACTTCAGTGACTGA
- the ribH gene encoding 6,7-dimethyl-8-ribityllumazine synthase, producing the protein MKVIEGVVATPNARVAIAIARFNNFINDSLLEGAIDALKRIGQVADDNITVVWVPGAYELPLTAKVLANTGKYDAIIALGTVIRGGTAHFEYVAGEASSGVGSVALSSEIPVTFGVLTTESIEQAIERAGTKAGNKGAEAALTALEMINVIKAVKA; encoded by the coding sequence ATGAAAGTTATCGAAGGTGTTGTTGCTACTCCTAATGCTCGTGTGGCGATCGCAATTGCACGTTTTAACAATTTCATCAACGACAGCCTGCTGGAAGGCGCCATCGACGCGCTGAAACGTATTGGCCAGGTTGCAGACGACAATATCACCGTTGTCTGGGTGCCGGGCGCTTACGAGCTGCCGCTGACCGCAAAAGTGCTGGCCAACACCGGCAAATACGATGCCATTATTGCACTGGGCACCGTGATCCGCGGGGGCACCGCGCACTTTGAATATGTGGCGGGCGAAGCCAGCTCCGGCGTGGGCAGCGTGGCGCTGAGCAGCGAGATCCCGGTGACTTTCGGCGTGTTGACCACCGAAAGCATTGAACAGGCGATCGAGCGTGCCGGCACCAAAGCGGGCAACAAAGGCGCAGAAGCCGCCCTGACCGCACTTGAAATGATTAATGTTATTAAAGCTGTTAAAGCCTGA
- the dxs gene encoding 1-deoxy-D-xylulose-5-phosphate synthase, producing the protein MSLDIAKYPTLALAENPEELRSLPKESLPKLCDELRQYLLDSVSRSSGHFASGLGTVELTVALHYVYHTPFDHLVWDVGHQAYPHKILTGRRDRISTIRQKNGLHPFPWRDESEYDVLSVGHSSTSISAGLGMAVAAEREGKGRRTVCVIGDGAITAGMAFEAMNHAGDIDPDMLVILNDNEMSISENVGALNNHLAQLLSGKLYSTLREGGKKVLSGLPPIKELVKRTEEHLKGMVVPGTLFEELGFNYIGPVDGHDVQALATTLKNMRDLKGPQLLHIMTKKGRGYAPAEKDPISFHAVPKFDPASGTLPKSAGGLPTYSKIFGEWLCETAAKDDKLMAITPAMREGSGMVQFSRDYPQQYFDVAIAEQHAVTFAAGLAIGGYKPVVAIYSTFLQRAYDQVIHDVAIQKLPVLFAIDRGGIVGADGQTHQGAFDLSFLRCIPNMVIMTPSDENECRQMLYTGYHYQDGPSAVRYPRGSGTGAAQEPLTSLPIGKGIVRREGEKVAILNFGTLMPEAQLAAEALNATLVDMRFVKPLDEELVLEMAASHELLVTLEENAIMGGAGSGVNELLMAKRRLVPVLNLGLPDSFVPQGSQEEIRSDLGLDAAGIQRQIEDWLAE; encoded by the coding sequence ATGAGTCTTGATATAGCCAAATACCCGACGCTGGCGCTGGCGGAAAACCCCGAGGAACTCCGCTCGCTGCCAAAAGAAAGCCTGCCGAAGCTGTGTGATGAGCTGCGGCAATATCTGCTGGACAGCGTCAGCCGCTCAAGCGGCCACTTTGCTTCCGGGCTGGGTACCGTCGAACTGACGGTGGCATTGCACTACGTTTACCACACGCCGTTCGACCATCTGGTGTGGGACGTCGGCCATCAGGCCTACCCACATAAAATTCTGACCGGACGCCGCGACCGCATTTCAACCATTCGGCAAAAAAATGGCCTGCACCCTTTCCCGTGGCGCGATGAGAGTGAATACGACGTCTTGTCCGTCGGCCACTCCTCCACCTCGATCAGCGCCGGCCTCGGCATGGCGGTGGCGGCGGAGCGCGAAGGCAAAGGCCGCCGCACCGTCTGCGTGATCGGCGACGGCGCCATCACCGCCGGCATGGCGTTCGAAGCCATGAACCACGCCGGCGATATCGATCCGGACATGCTGGTGATCCTGAACGACAACGAAATGTCGATTTCCGAGAACGTCGGCGCGCTTAATAACCATCTGGCGCAGCTATTGTCCGGCAAGCTCTACTCCACGCTGCGCGAGGGCGGCAAGAAGGTGTTGTCCGGCCTGCCGCCGATCAAAGAGCTGGTCAAACGCACCGAAGAGCATCTCAAAGGGATGGTGGTGCCGGGCACGCTGTTCGAGGAGCTGGGCTTCAACTATATCGGCCCGGTCGACGGCCACGACGTGCAGGCGCTGGCTACGACGTTGAAGAACATGCGCGATCTGAAAGGGCCGCAGCTGCTGCATATCATGACCAAAAAGGGGCGCGGCTATGCCCCGGCGGAAAAAGATCCGATCAGCTTCCACGCGGTGCCAAAATTCGATCCGGCCAGCGGCACGCTGCCGAAAAGCGCCGGCGGCCTGCCGACCTATTCCAAGATCTTCGGCGAGTGGCTGTGTGAAACCGCCGCCAAAGACGACAAACTGATGGCAATTACCCCGGCAATGCGCGAAGGCTCCGGCATGGTGCAGTTCTCACGCGACTATCCGCAGCAGTATTTTGACGTCGCCATCGCCGAACAGCACGCGGTCACCTTTGCCGCCGGCCTGGCGATCGGCGGCTACAAGCCGGTGGTAGCCATCTACTCCACTTTCCTGCAGCGCGCTTACGATCAGGTGATCCACGATGTGGCGATCCAGAAGCTTCCGGTGCTGTTCGCCATCGACCGTGGCGGCATCGTCGGCGCCGACGGCCAGACCCACCAAGGAGCGTTCGATCTCTCCTTCCTGCGCTGCATCCCCAATATGGTGATCATGACGCCAAGCGATGAGAATGAGTGCCGCCAGATGCTGTACACCGGCTACCACTATCAGGACGGCCCGAGCGCGGTGCGCTATCCGCGCGGCAGCGGTACCGGCGCCGCTCAGGAACCGCTGACGTCACTGCCGATCGGCAAAGGCATCGTACGCCGTGAAGGGGAAAAGGTTGCCATTCTCAACTTCGGCACCCTGATGCCGGAAGCGCAGCTGGCCGCCGAGGCGTTAAACGCCACGCTGGTGGATATGCGCTTCGTGAAGCCGCTGGATGAGGAGCTGGTGCTGGAGATGGCCGCCAGCCATGAGCTGCTGGTCACGCTGGAAGAAAACGCCATTATGGGCGGTGCCGGCAGCGGCGTAAACGAGCTGCTGATGGCGAAACGCCGTCTGGTGCCGGTATTGAATCTCGGCCTGCCGGACAGCTTTGTCCCGCAGGGCAGCCAAGAGGAGATCCGCAGCGACCTCGGCCTGGACGCCGCCGGTATCCAACGTCAGATAGAAGACTGGCTGGCTGAATAA
- the thiL gene encoding thiamine-phosphate kinase, producing MACGEFDLIARYFDRFKSLRRDVQLGIGDDCALLTVAEKQLLAISTDTLVAGVHFLPDIDPGDLGYKALAVNLSDLAAMGADPAWLSLALTLPEVDEAWLKAFSDALFEQLNYYGMQLIGGDTTRGPLSMTLTINGLVPAGRALRRDGARIGDWIYVTGTLGDSAAGLALLQQRLAVDDMTARDYLLARHLRPQPRVLQGQALRDLASAAIDISDGLISDLQHLLTASQCGARIDLDELPLSQALTEHTDSEQALRWALTGGEDYELCFTVPEINRGALDVALSHLGADYTCIGQIGPEAEGVKFFRDHEAVELPWRGFDHFSSK from the coding sequence ATGGCATGCGGCGAATTTGACCTTATTGCCCGCTATTTTGACCGGTTCAAGAGTTTGCGCCGGGACGTACAGTTGGGCATTGGAGATGACTGCGCACTCCTGACAGTGGCAGAAAAACAGCTTTTAGCCATCAGCACCGATACCCTGGTTGCCGGGGTGCACTTCCTGCCGGATATCGATCCGGGCGATCTCGGTTACAAAGCCCTGGCGGTAAACCTGAGCGATCTGGCCGCCATGGGCGCGGATCCGGCCTGGTTGTCGCTGGCCCTGACGCTGCCGGAGGTGGATGAAGCGTGGCTGAAAGCCTTTAGCGATGCCCTGTTCGAACAGCTGAATTACTACGGCATGCAGCTGATCGGCGGTGATACCACCCGCGGGCCGCTCAGCATGACCCTGACCATCAACGGCCTGGTGCCGGCGGGGCGGGCTTTACGCCGCGACGGCGCGCGTATCGGCGACTGGATCTATGTGACCGGTACGCTGGGCGACAGCGCCGCCGGGCTGGCGTTGCTGCAACAGCGGTTGGCGGTGGATGATATGACGGCGCGCGATTATCTGCTGGCCCGTCATCTGCGTCCGCAGCCGCGGGTGTTGCAGGGGCAGGCGTTGCGCGATCTGGCCAGCGCGGCGATCGATATTTCCGATGGTTTAATCTCTGATTTACAGCATCTGTTAACCGCCAGCCAGTGCGGCGCGCGCATCGATCTGGACGAATTGCCGCTGTCGCAGGCGCTGACCGAGCATACCGACAGCGAACAAGCGTTGCGCTGGGCGTTAACCGGCGGTGAAGATTACGAACTGTGCTTCACGGTGCCGGAGATCAACCGCGGTGCGCTGGACGTGGCGCTGAGCCATCTGGGCGCCGACTACACCTGTATTGGTCAGATTGGCCCGGAAGCGGAAGGCGTCAAATTCTTCCGTGATCATGAAGCGGTGGAGCTGCCTTGGCGGGGCTTCGACCATTTCAGCAGCAAATAG
- the pgpA gene encoding phosphatidylglycerophosphatase A produces MSNPWHLLATGFGSGLSPVVPGTMGSLAAIPFWLLLIQLPWQLYSLIVMFSICIGVYLCHQTAKDMRVHDHGSIVWDEFVGMWITLMALPVNDWRWVAVGFVLFRILDMWKPWPIRWFDRNVHGGMGIMIDDIVAGVIAAGMIYLLGHHWPVALF; encoded by the coding sequence ATGAGCAACCCCTGGCATCTGCTGGCGACCGGTTTCGGCAGCGGACTGTCGCCGGTGGTGCCGGGTACGATGGGATCGCTGGCGGCTATTCCGTTCTGGCTGCTGCTGATACAGCTGCCGTGGCAGCTTTATTCGCTGATCGTGATGTTCAGCATCTGTATCGGCGTCTATCTGTGCCACCAGACGGCGAAAGACATGCGCGTGCACGACCACGGCAGTATCGTCTGGGATGAGTTTGTCGGTATGTGGATCACACTGATGGCGCTGCCGGTGAATGACTGGCGCTGGGTCGCCGTTGGTTTCGTGCTATTTCGCATTCTGGATATGTGGAAGCCCTGGCCGATCCGCTGGTTTGACCGCAATGTGCACGGCGGTATGGGCATTATGATCGACGATATCGTCGCCGGCGTGATCGCCGCGGGGATGATCTACCTGCTGGGGCATCACTGGCCCGTCGCTCTGTTCTGA
- the xseB gene encoding exodeoxyribonuclease VII small subunit, giving the protein MPKKPAQSDSTEQNVSFEHSLTELESIVTRLEAGELPLEEALSEFERGVQLARQGQQKLQQAEQRVQILLNDSDDDDAALTPFTPNAE; this is encoded by the coding sequence ATGCCGAAAAAACCCGCACAATCAGACAGTACAGAGCAAAATGTCAGTTTTGAACACTCCCTGACCGAACTGGAAAGCATTGTGACACGCCTGGAAGCGGGCGAATTGCCGCTGGAAGAGGCGCTCAGCGAATTTGAGCGCGGCGTGCAGCTGGCGCGTCAGGGTCAGCAAAAACTGCAGCAGGCGGAACAGCGCGTGCAAATTCTGCTGAACGACAGCGACGACGACGATGCCGCATTAACGCCCTTTACCCCGAACGCCGAGTAA
- the panE gene encoding 2-dehydropantoate 2-reductase: MKITVLGCGALGQLWLSRLYQQGHDVQGWLRVPQPFCTVDIIETDGSRFSQSLPSNDAEHLRSSDLLLVTLKAWQVSDAVAALLPKLSPACAILLLHNGMGTQDELPANTQPILQGTTTHAARHDGHTIIHVADGTTHIGPTSPAAEALSHLAEVLHQALPDVAWHNTITAALWRKLAVNCVINPLTALYDCRNGELRHYPEQITLICSEVAGVMAMEGHHTTCEGLQQYVMQVIESTADNVSSMLQDIHAQRHTEIDYITGYLLRRARSHGMMLPENARLFDLVKRKENEYERIGVGLPGAWK; the protein is encoded by the coding sequence ATGAAAATAACTGTTCTTGGTTGCGGCGCCCTCGGGCAGCTGTGGCTCTCCCGGCTGTATCAGCAGGGCCATGATGTACAAGGATGGTTACGCGTACCTCAGCCGTTTTGCACCGTCGATATTATTGAAACCGATGGCTCCCGCTTCAGTCAGAGCCTGCCCAGCAACGACGCCGAACATTTGCGCAGCAGCGACCTGCTGCTGGTGACGCTCAAAGCTTGGCAAGTCTCCGATGCGGTGGCGGCCCTGCTGCCGAAGCTCAGCCCCGCCTGCGCCATCTTGCTGCTGCACAACGGTATGGGTACGCAGGATGAACTGCCGGCCAACACGCAGCCAATCCTGCAAGGCACCACCACCCACGCCGCGCGTCACGACGGCCATACCATTATTCACGTTGCCGACGGCACCACCCATATCGGCCCGACGTCTCCGGCTGCGGAGGCGCTCAGCCACCTGGCGGAGGTTCTGCATCAGGCGCTGCCGGACGTCGCCTGGCACAATACGATTACCGCCGCGCTGTGGCGTAAACTGGCGGTTAACTGCGTGATCAATCCGCTGACCGCGCTGTATGACTGCCGCAACGGCGAGCTGCGCCATTATCCTGAGCAAATCACGCTGATCTGCAGCGAAGTAGCCGGCGTGATGGCGATGGAGGGACACCACACCACCTGCGAGGGGCTGCAGCAGTATGTGATGCAGGTGATAGAAAGCACGGCGGATAATGTCTCCTCCATGCTGCAGGATATTCACGCCCAGCGGCACACCGAGATCGACTATATTACCGGTTATCTGCTGCGGCGCGCCCGCAGCCACGGCATGATGCTGCCGGAAAACGCCCGGCTGTTTGATTTGGTTAAGCGAAAGGAAAATGAGTATGAACGTATCGGTGTTGGTCTGCCTGGCGCCTGGAAGTGA
- the thiI gene encoding tRNA uracil 4-sulfurtransferase ThiI, with the protein MKFIIKLFPEITIKSQSVRLRFIKILTTNIRNVLKQYDENLAVVRHWDFIEVRAKDENQRPAIADALTRIPGIHHILEVEDRAYSDIHHIFEQTLETYRERLEGKTFCVRVKRRGKQDFSSQDVERYVGGGLNQHIESARVKLNHPQVTVNLEIEDDKLMMVKARREGIGGYPIGTQEDVMSLISGGFDSGVSSYMLMRRGCRVHYCFFNLGGAAHEIGVKQVAHYLWNRFGSSHKVRFVAIDFEPVVGEILEKVDDGQMGVVLKRMMVRAASKVAERYGVQALVTGEALGQVSSQTLTNLRLIDNASDTLILRPLISHDKEHIINVARQIGTEDFAKTMPEYCGVISKSPTVKAVKAKIEEEEGNFDFEILERVVREARNVDIRTIASETQEQVTEVETVAAFNADQVILDIRSVDEQDEKPLQLEQVEVKPLPFYKLGTQFGDLDQSKTYLLYCERGVMSRLQALYLLEQGYTNIKVYRP; encoded by the coding sequence ATGAAGTTTATCATTAAATTGTTCCCGGAAATCACCATCAAGAGTCAATCTGTGCGCTTGCGCTTCATAAAGATTCTTACCACCAACATTCGTAATGTCCTGAAGCAGTATGATGAAAACCTGGCGGTGGTCCGGCACTGGGACTTTATTGAAGTCCGCGCCAAAGATGAAAACCAGCGTCCGGCGATCGCCGACGCGCTGACGCGCATCCCCGGCATCCACCATATTCTGGAAGTGGAAGACCGCGCCTACAGCGATATCCACCATATCTTCGAGCAGACGCTGGAAACCTATCGCGAACGGCTGGAAGGCAAGACCTTCTGCGTGCGCGTGAAGCGCCGCGGCAAGCAGGACTTCAGTTCGCAGGACGTGGAACGCTACGTCGGCGGCGGCCTGAATCAGCATATCGAGAGCGCGCGGGTCAAACTGAACCATCCGCAGGTGACCGTCAATCTTGAGATTGAAGATGACAAACTGATGATGGTGAAAGCGCGCCGCGAAGGTATCGGCGGCTACCCGATCGGTACCCAGGAAGACGTGATGTCGCTGATCTCCGGCGGTTTTGACTCCGGCGTTTCCAGCTATATGCTGATGCGTCGCGGCTGCCGGGTGCACTACTGCTTCTTCAACCTGGGCGGCGCCGCGCATGAGATCGGCGTCAAGCAGGTGGCGCATTATCTGTGGAACCGCTTCGGCAGCTCGCACAAGGTGCGTTTTGTGGCGATCGATTTTGAGCCGGTGGTGGGCGAAATTCTGGAAAAAGTCGACGACGGCCAGATGGGCGTGGTGCTCAAGCGTATGATGGTACGCGCCGCCTCCAAAGTGGCGGAGCGCTATGGCGTGCAGGCGCTGGTCACCGGCGAAGCCTTGGGGCAGGTATCCAGCCAGACGCTGACCAACCTGCGTCTGATCGACAACGCGTCGGATACGCTGATCCTGCGTCCGCTGATTTCCCACGATAAAGAGCACATCATCAACGTGGCGCGGCAGATCGGCACCGAAGATTTTGCCAAAACCATGCCGGAATATTGCGGGGTGATCTCCAAGAGCCCGACGGTAAAAGCGGTGAAGGCGAAGATCGAAGAAGAAGAAGGCAACTTCGATTTCGAGATCCTCGAGCGGGTCGTGCGCGAAGCGCGCAACGTGGATATCCGCACCATCGCCAGCGAAACCCAGGAGCAGGTCACGGAAGTGGAAACCGTGGCGGCATTCAATGCCGATCAGGTGATTCTGGATATCCGCTCGGTGGACGAGCAGGACGAAAAGCCGCTGCAGTTGGAGCAGGTTGAGGTGAAACCGCTGCCGTTCTACAAGCTGGGCACCCAGTTCGGCGATCTGGATCAGAGCAAAACCTACCTGCTGTATTGTGAACGCGGCGTGATGAGCCGTCTGCAGGCGCTGTATCTGCTGGAGCAGGGGTATACCAATATTAAAGTGTATCGCCCTTAA